In one window of Gossypium arboreum isolate Shixiya-1 chromosome 4, ASM2569848v2, whole genome shotgun sequence DNA:
- the LOC108460706 gene encoding THO complex subunit 1 translates to MMEAFRKAILQAGPPETFALKTVQEVIKPQKQTKLAQDENQLLENMLRTLLQELVSSAVQSGEEIMLYGKSIDDVDEMQGVIPRLLDVVLYLCEKEHVEGGMIFQLLEDLTEMSTMRNCKDIFRYIESKQDILGKQELFARGKLVMLRTCNQLLRRLSKANDVVFCGRILMFLAHFFPLSERSAVNIKGVFNTSNETKYEKDPPEGISVDFNFYRTFWSLQEYFCNPASLSNAPIKWQKFTASLMVVLNTFDAQPLSEEEGAENNLEEEATTFNIKYLTSSKLMGLELKDPSFRRHILLQCLILFDYLKAPGKNDKDSSESMKEEINSCEDRVKKLLEVTPPKGKDFLHSIEHILDREKNWVWWKRDGCQPFEKQPIEKKTVHDGAKKRRTRWRLGNKELSQLWKWADQNPNALTDSQRVRTPTISDYWKPLAEDMDDSAGIEAEYHHKNNRVYCWKGLRFSARQDLEGFSKFTEHGIEGVVPLELLPPEVRSKFQGKPSDRSKRAKKEEMRSTSHQVEESQIATPASEIEGEGIRADAEASVAVMDTDVSAATGNNSQGGTPTPEPDEHQKQSPDTDVGQEAGQLEADAEVETGMIDGETDPEAESDHVG, encoded by the exons ATGATG GAAGCATTCAGGAAAGCCATATTGCAGGCTGGCCCGCCGGAAACTTTTGCACTTAAGACGGTTCAAGAGGTTATAAAGCCTCag AAACAAACAAAGTTAGCTCAAGATGAAAACCAATTATTGGAGAACATGCTTCGGACCTTGCTTCAGGAATTGGTG TCATCTGCAGTACAGTCTGGGGAGGAGATAATGCTGTATGGGAAGTCAATTGATGATGTTGATGAAATGCAGGGTGTAATTCCACGACTTCTAG ATGTTGTGCTCTATCTTTGTGAGAAAGAACATGTTGAAGGTGGTATGATATTCCAGCTTCTAGAGGACTTGACAGAAATGTCTACAATGAGAAATTGCAAAGACATTTTTCGTTATATAGAAAGTAAGCAGGACATCCTGGGGAAG CAAGAGCTTTTTGCTCGTGGAAAACTTGTCATGTTGAGAACATGCAATCAACTTCTTCGTCGACTGTCCAAG GCAAATGATGTGGTATTTTGTGGGCGAATCCTAATGTTTCTGGCTCATTTCTTTCCATTATCTGAACGTTCAG CTGTGAATATAAAGGGAGTTTTTAACACATCAAATGAGACAAAATATGAGAAAGACCCACCTGAAG GCATTTCTGTTGATTTCAACTTCTATAGAACCTTCTGGAGTTTACAG GAATACTTTTGCAACCCTGCTTCCCTTTCAAATGCTCCTATAAAGTGGCAGAAATTTACAGCTAGTTTAATG GTTGTGTTGAATACATTTGATGCACAGCCTTTGAGTGAGGAAGAGGGAGCTGAGAACAATTTGGAGGAAGAGGCAACCACTTTCAACATCAAATATCTTACAAGCAGTAAATTGATGGGCTTAGAG TTAAAAGATCCAAGTTTCAGGCGCCACATTCTTTTGCAGTGCCTCATACTATTTGATTATCTTAAg GCCCCAGGAAAGAATGATAAAGATTCATCTGAAAGCATG AAAGAAGAAATTAATTCTTGTGAAGATCGAGTGAAGAAACTACTCGAAGTGACTCCTCCGAAGGGGAAAGATTTTCTTCATAGTATTGAGCATATATTAGATCGTGAAAAGAATTGG GTCTGGTGGAAACGTGATGGCTGTCAACCATTTGAAAAGCAGCCAATAGAGAAAAAAACAGTTCATGATGGAGCTAAGAAACG TCGGACAAGGTGGAGATTGGGGAATAAAGAACTCTCTCAGTTGTGGAAGTGGGCAGATCAGAATCCG AATGCTTTGACAGACTCTCAACGTGTTCGAACTCCTACAATCTCAGATTACTGGAAACCCTTGGCTGAAGAT ATGGATGATTCTGCAGGAATAGAAGCTGAATATCACCACAAAAATAACAGG GTTTATTGCTGGAAGGGCCTTCGTTTTTCTGCTAGGCAAGACTTAGAAGGGTTCTCAAAA TTTACCGAACACGGTATTGAAGGAGTTGTTCCATTGGAACTTCTCCCCCCTGAAGTGCGATCAAAGTTCCAAGGTAAACCTAGTGACAGGTCGAAACGTGCCAAAAAGGAGGAGATGAGGAGTACTTCACATCAGGTTGAGGAAAGTCAG ATTGCAACACCGGCAAGTGAGATTGAGGGAGAAGGAATCAGAGCTGATGCGGAGGCCTCTGTAGCAGTGATGGATACGGATGTCTCAGCTGCAACAGGAAATAATTCCCAAGGGGGCACCCCAACCCCAGAACCAGATGAACATCAAAAGCAAAGCCCTGATACAGATGTTGGACAAGAAGCTGGGCAATTAGAAGCAGATGCTGAAGTGGAGACTGGGATGATAGACGGTGAGACAGATCCAGAAGCTGAATCTGATCATGTAGGATGA